The nucleotide sequence CCAGGATCAGCCCGCCAGGATCAGGGCGTGGCGCCCTGGGTGGGCATGACCGGCCACTGCGAATCGTCGGCGACTCGCCGGCTTTCCCGCGGGCAGCTGAGCTGGCCCGGGGTCTGGTCGACAAGCTGCGGCTTGACCAAACCGCGGTAATCACTGGTCAGGATCACATCCACGCTGGCATCCTTACGGCCGTCCTGGAAGTAGTCAGAGCCCGGGAGGTTCCGCTGGACAGTGAAGGCCGCCGACTGTCCGGCAGCACCCGAGACGATGGCCGCCACACCGCGGTACCCGGTCTCGGTGTTGGCCACATTGCCAACAACGAACTTCCGGGCCTTGAATTCATTGGCCGCCGCCTTGGCCAGGCCGTTGCGGTTCGTGGCGTTGAGGACGTTTACCTTCACTTTGGCCGGCGGTGTGTAGTCGAAGGTTGTGGCGGGGCAGGCGGAAGAATTCTCCTGGGCCTGGATGGCGGACGGAAACTTGATCTGCCCGCTCATCACGCCCATCGCCCCCATGATCCCCGCGACAATGAGGCCCAGCAACAGCACGAGGACCACGCCGTGCAGGATCCGGCGGCGCAGCCGGCCGGGGTTTTCCGCGTTCCCGTCATCATCGACGAACGTGGCCCGGAGCTCCGGGCCCGTAATCACGCGGTGACCGTGCAGGACGGTCAGGTCCTTGGGTTTTCTAGCCATCGATCACGAGCACCCTTGCATGTATCGCGGTGCGCTGGTGGAGTGCTGTCCTCACCGCCCGGTGCAGGCCGTCCTCCAGGTATAGGGTGCCCTGGTACTGCACCACGTGGGGAAAAAGGTCGCCAAAGAACGTGGAGTCCTCGGCAAGGAGCGCTTCAAGGTCCAGGGTCCGCTTGGTGGTCACAAGTTCATCCAGCCG is from Arthrobacter sp. QXT-31 and encodes:
- a CDS encoding LytR C-terminal domain-containing protein encodes the protein MARKPKDLTVLHGHRVITGPELRATFVDDDGNAENPGRLRRRILHGVVLVLLLGLIVAGIMGAMGVMSGQIKFPSAIQAQENSSACPATTFDYTPPAKVKVNVLNATNRNGLAKAAANEFKARKFVVGNVANTETGYRGVAAIVSGAAGQSAAFTVQRNLPGSDYFQDGRKDASVDVILTSDYRGLVKPQLVDQTPGQLSCPRESRRVADDSQWPVMPTQGATP
- a CDS encoding type II toxin-antitoxin system VapB family antitoxin, which encodes MIFKAVGEGRPYPDHGFSTPKDWAALPPRPVRLDELVTTKRTLDLEALLAEDSTFFGDLFPHVVQYQGTLYLEDGLHRAVRTALHQRTAIHARVLVIDG